A genomic stretch from Numida meleagris isolate 19003 breed g44 Domestic line chromosome 2, NumMel1.0, whole genome shotgun sequence includes:
- the LOC110395191 gene encoding polycomb complex protein BMI-1, giving the protein MELSAYAQGGCRLLGDPRRLSRRAYAALLRAAFRGVLQLPGGVADPELSDVDPAVLKQCHAAAAACILEAVRQRADRAALSACLEECKLDRERIEQFCTEYQKNREALEELLGSIGRAPPHVTDVSWRLAYRIQTHELHRAYQPTYLLTLSTEKSDAGSQPDLSFSCTMEQLQWTRVRSGIPSCHTQRDAVAPHGDLSETLLLRCFPSQDLVGKLKDAAKSLERATQLFGLSSRFECGLRIGVRGAEPRSRGTGLRTGPRSVEVFFSRALEGTPRAAPAGCGAARGAPDGRGRTAVEVSAAARPGRVCCRAASPRAKMHRTTRIKITELNPHLMCVLCGGYFIDATTIIECLHSFCKTCIVRYLETSKYCPICDVQVHKTRPLLNIRSDKTLQDIVYKLVPGLFKNEMKRRRDFYAAHPSADAANGSNEDRGEVADEDKRIITDDEIISLSIEFFDQNRLERKGNKEKEKSKEEVNDKRYLRCPAAMTVMHLRKFLRSKMDIPNTFQIDVMYEEEPLKDYYTLMDIAYIYTWRRNGPLPLKYRVRPTCKRMKIGHQREGLSNSGELESDSGSDKASSPAGGLPSTSSCLPSPSTPVQSPHPQFPHISSTMNGTSSSPGSNHQSSFTNRARKSSINGSSATSSG; this is encoded by the exons ATGGAGCTGTCGGCGTACGCGCAGGGCGGCTGCCGGCTGCTGGGCGACCCCCGGCGCCTGTCCCGCCGCGCCTACGCCGCGCTGCTCCGCGCCGCCTTCCGAGGCGTGCTGCAGCTCCCCGGCGGCGTGG CCGACCCCGAGCTGAGCGACGTTGACCCCGCCGTGCTGAAGCAGTGCcacgccgccgccgccgcctgcATCCTGGAGGCGGTCAGGCAGCGCGCCGACCGCGCGGCCCTCAG CGCGTGCCTGGAGGAGTGCAAGCTGGACAGGGAGCGGATCGAGCAGTTCTGCACCGAGTACCAG aaaaaccGGGAGGcactggaggagctgctggggag CATAGGCCGGGCCCCCCCGCACGTGACGGACGTGTCCTGGCGCCTGGCGTACCGCATCCAG ACCCATGAGCTGCACCGAGCCTACCAGCCCACCTACCTGCTGACCCTCAGCACTGAG AAGAGTGATGCGGGATCACAGCCAGACCTCAGCTTCAGCTGCAccatggagcagctgcag TGGACAAGGGTGAGGTCTGGGATCCCATCCTGCCACACGCAGAGGGATGCTGTGGCACCACATGGTGACCTTTCTGAAACACTCCTCCTGAGGTGTTTCCCCTCCCAGGATTTGGTCGGGAAGCTGAAGGATGCTGCCAAGAGCCTGGAGAGAGCGACGCAGCT TTTTGGGTTGAGCTCGCGGTTTGAGTGTGGGCTTCGGATCGGTGTGCGGGGTGCAGAGCCCCGGAGCCGAGGGACGGGGCTGCGGACGGGGCCGCGCTCGGTCGAGGTTTTCTTCTCTCGGGCCCTGGAGGGGACTCCGCGTGCGGCCCCCGCCGGGTGCGGCGCCGCGCGTGGGGCCCCCGACGGCCGCGGGCGGACGGCAGTGGAGGTGTCTGCGG CGGCCCGCCCCGGCCGTGTGTGTTGCAGAGCCGCCTCGCCCCGCGCCAAAATGCACCGGACGACCAGGATCAAAATCACCGAGCTGAACCCGCACCTCATGTGCGTGCTGTGCGGCGGGTACTTCATCGACGCGACGACCATCATCGAGTGCCTGCACTCCT TTTGCAAGACGTGCATCGTGCGGTACTTGGAGACGAGCAAGTACTGCCCGATCTGCGACGTCCAAGTGCACAAAACCCGGCCGCTGCTCAACATCAG GTCAGATAAAACTCTGCAGGATATTGTGTACAAGCTCGTCCCGGGCCTTTTCAAAA atgaaatgaaaagaagaagggATTTCTATGCTGCTCATCCGTCGGCTGATG CTGCCAATGGCTCTAATGAAGACAGGGGAGAAGTGGCTGACGAAGACAAAAGAATTATAACAGACGACGAGATAATAAGCTTATCCATTGAGTTCTTCGACCAGAACAG ACTGGAAcgaaaaggaaataaagagaaagaaaaatcaaaggagGAG GTGAATGACAAAAGATACTTGCGCTGCCCGGCAGCGATGACAGTGATGCATCTACGAAAGTTCCTGCGGAGTAAGATGGATATCCCCAACACTTTCCAG ATTGACGTCATGTACGAGGAGGAGCCCCTGAAGGACTACTACACGCTGATGGACATTGCCTACATCTACACCTGGAGACGG AACGGCCCGCTGCCCCTCAAGTACCGCGTGCGGCCCACCTGCAAGCGGATGAAGATCGGCCACCAGCGGGAAGGCCTCAGCAACAGCGGCGAGCTGGAGAGCGACTCCGGCAGCGACAAGGCCAGCAGCCCGGCCGGGGGGCtgccctccacctcctcctgcctgcccagccccagcacgcCGGTCCAGTCCCCCCACCCGCAGTTCCCACACATCTCCAGCACCATGAAcggcaccagcagcagccccggcAGCAACCACCAGTCCTCCTTCACCAACAGAGCGCGGAAATCCTCCATAAACGGCTCCTCGGCCACTTCGTCCGGCTGA